From Pseudanabaena sp. PCC 6802, one genomic window encodes:
- a CDS encoding prepilin-type N-terminal cleavage/methylation domain-containing protein, whose protein sequence is MLMINRKSDLATQARGQKLKHEIGRSIRMHIVASSEVPKQSGFTLLESLIAMVVVSTLLVGIAPMLALTVAARVQARRVDLATQAARAYMNGVRAGSITVPAVPSGVTATTTAINLYNAAAPTTAPTDSSTRVDTNGNGFSFDDPNDLVIQPIRNGQTVSTTVTEADVRKRGFDLVVRVYRADAFNSSGTAISTLQKNSPTSSATASPFTGTLGSRTAPLIVASANAIDSTTNMSDYANCNPNDADATIAASCQSRLLGQ, encoded by the coding sequence ATGTTGATGATTAATCGGAAAAGCGACTTAGCCACCCAAGCGCGAGGGCAAAAACTCAAGCACGAGATTGGGAGATCGATCCGAATGCACATCGTTGCATCGTCTGAGGTACCTAAACAATCGGGATTTACGCTGCTGGAATCCCTAATCGCTATGGTTGTGGTCAGTACTTTATTGGTGGGCATCGCGCCCATGCTTGCTTTAACCGTTGCTGCGCGGGTGCAAGCTCGCAGAGTCGATCTAGCTACTCAGGCAGCCAGAGCTTACATGAATGGCGTGAGGGCAGGCTCGATTACCGTTCCCGCTGTCCCCAGCGGCGTGACTGCCACCACGACCGCCATCAATTTGTACAACGCTGCTGCTCCAACTACTGCACCTACAGATAGTTCGACCAGGGTAGATACCAATGGTAATGGATTTTCATTCGACGATCCTAACGATCTGGTCATTCAGCCAATTCGTAACGGGCAGACGGTCAGTACTACGGTTACAGAGGCTGATGTCAGAAAACGCGGATTCGATCTAGTAGTCAGGGTCTATCGTGCTGATGCTTTTAATTCTTCTGGAACTGCAATTAGTACGTTGCAGAAAAACTCACCTACTTCTAGCGCCACTGCTTCCCCCTTTACCGGCACTCTGGGGTCGCGGACGGCACCTCTAATAGTAGCCTCTGCGAATGCGATCGACTCTACAACTAACATGAGCGATTACGCCAACTGCAATCCTAACGATGCTGATGCTACTATTGCTGCCAGTTGCCAAAGTCGCCTTCTCGGACAATAA
- the hpsC gene encoding hormogonium polysaccharide secretion pseudopilin HpsC has product MKRIFLQRLLLRTARVSRGTSGFTLLELLVSAIMAVIMVTTLITFATSILETDRKEQAKVATQEEIQAALDYIADDMQEAVYIYDADGIAAITSGTNSANKLPTGTDKTPVLVFWKRTLLERDSEVTLAIDGTKRLVKCLGVATPAADGSNCYGTDQFVYSLVAYYLVKDATPSATWSKAARIERWEVKDGIVNPNCASTDATCTTGARRSDGYQTVDTNYYYVKPDNGFVRFDLSAQATTLSGKMNLWKETAAVAFNSYSAQTLVDYIDDTPHASNQDDGSGSGILNIPIRSNATALNSTNNANLDCESNAADSKGGTGGGSVRVPADFGSATINPTGLTSFYACVNSRLDRPVARVFIRGNALARLFDDKSFRPLGNANNNTFIPTANTLIFGRSVVVPN; this is encoded by the coding sequence ATGAAAAGGATCTTTTTACAGCGACTATTACTAAGAACTGCCAGAGTTTCTAGAGGAACAAGTGGTTTCACGTTACTAGAGCTGCTGGTTTCTGCCATTATGGCGGTAATTATGGTAACAACGCTGATTACCTTTGCCACTAGCATTTTGGAAACAGATCGCAAAGAGCAGGCTAAAGTTGCCACCCAAGAAGAGATTCAGGCAGCGCTCGACTACATTGCCGATGACATGCAAGAAGCCGTTTATATCTATGATGCCGATGGTATAGCCGCAATTACTTCAGGTACCAATAGTGCAAATAAGTTGCCAACAGGCACTGACAAAACCCCTGTTTTAGTGTTTTGGAAGCGGACACTTTTAGAGCGAGACTCTGAAGTCACTTTAGCCATTGATGGGACAAAGAGGTTAGTTAAATGTCTTGGAGTAGCAACTCCTGCGGCTGATGGCTCTAATTGTTACGGCACCGATCAATTTGTCTATTCGCTAGTTGCTTATTACCTGGTGAAAGACGCTACCCCTAGTGCAACCTGGTCAAAAGCTGCTCGCATCGAAAGATGGGAGGTCAAAGATGGCATTGTCAATCCTAACTGTGCGTCTACGGATGCTACTTGTACTACTGGTGCAAGGCGCAGCGATGGATATCAAACCGTTGATACAAATTATTACTATGTCAAACCAGATAATGGTTTTGTAAGGTTCGATCTGAGTGCCCAAGCTACTACCCTATCAGGCAAAATGAACCTATGGAAAGAGACTGCGGCAGTTGCATTTAATTCCTATAGTGCTCAAACCCTAGTAGACTATATTGACGACACGCCACATGCCTCTAACCAGGATGACGGTAGTGGGAGCGGGATATTGAACATCCCTATTCGTTCCAATGCGACGGCTTTGAATTCGACTAATAATGCCAATTTGGACTGCGAAAGCAACGCAGCCGATAGTAAAGGTGGTACGGGTGGCGGTTCTGTGCGCGTACCCGCAGACTTTGGATCTGCAACTATTAATCCCACAGGCTTAACTAGCTTTTATGCTTGTGTAAATTCCAGGCTAGATCGCCCCGTGGCAAGGGTATTTATTCGAGGCAATGCGCTGGCGCGTTTGTTTGATGACAAGAGTTTCCGTCCGTTAGGCAATGCCAACAACAATACGTTTATTCCCACAGCTAATACCCTGATATTTGGCCGCAGCGTCGTCGTGCCCAATTAG
- a CDS encoding WD40 repeat domain-containing protein, which yields MAKSKSPTAKPPKKNGQRKTKNRWWIAIVGAILLAVAIVAVTYIQFPCSLSDYCKNPDIARILTGHQGDVRYVIFSPDGKTLYSSARDNTIRVWDPYLGIQWRKLEGHTDWVYGLAISPNGKLLASGSKDKTIKIWNTQTGELLRTLTGHTDTVIDLAISPDGKTLASGGWDKTVKIWDLDSGNLINTLTGHTDIVPAVIFSSDGSRIVSGSNPEIKIWDTKTGQLQKTLKGHSNLVLSLALTPDGRKIASGSDDATIRIWDLNSGELLKTISEVNNVKSVAITRDGQRLVAGNTLPTVTVRNFNTGDLIKDFKWHDNIVWSVAISPDGKRAVSGSRDSKIIVWKLD from the coding sequence ATGGCAAAGTCAAAATCACCAACGGCAAAGCCTCCTAAAAAAAATGGTCAAAGGAAGACTAAAAATAGATGGTGGATAGCGATCGTCGGTGCTATTCTCCTAGCTGTTGCCATAGTAGCAGTCACCTACATCCAGTTCCCCTGTAGCCTGAGCGATTATTGCAAAAATCCAGATATAGCCAGAATTCTGACCGGACATCAGGGAGACGTGCGTTATGTCATTTTCAGCCCTGATGGCAAAACACTTTACAGTTCGGCACGGGATAATACAATTCGGGTTTGGGATCCGTACTTAGGTATTCAATGGCGCAAACTAGAGGGGCATACCGACTGGGTTTATGGGTTGGCAATTAGCCCAAATGGCAAACTACTTGCAAGCGGAAGCAAGGATAAAACGATCAAAATCTGGAATACCCAAACAGGAGAATTACTGCGTACTCTAACTGGGCATACAGATACGGTTATAGATTTGGCGATTAGCCCGGATGGCAAAACCCTAGCGAGCGGCGGTTGGGATAAAACTGTCAAAATTTGGGATCTAGACAGTGGTAATTTGATAAATACGCTGACAGGTCATACTGATATCGTTCCTGCTGTGATTTTTAGTTCCGACGGTAGCAGAATTGTTAGTGGTAGTAATCCAGAGATTAAGATTTGGGATACCAAAACTGGTCAGCTCCAAAAAACGCTAAAAGGGCATAGCAATCTGGTGCTATCATTGGCTCTCACTCCTGATGGCAGAAAAATAGCGAGCGGTAGCGATGATGCCACAATTAGAATTTGGGATCTCAACTCTGGGGAGCTTTTAAAAACAATTTCAGAGGTAAATAATGTTAAGTCTGTAGCGATTACTCGTGATGGGCAAAGACTGGTTGCTGGGAATACTCTTCCTACAGTTACAGTTAGGAATTTCAATACTGGCGATCTAATTAAAGATTTTAAGTGGCATGACAACATTGTATGGTCTGTAGCAATTAGTCCAGACGGTAAGCGGGCGGTGAGCGGCAGTCGAGATTCAAAAATTATCGTATGGAAATTAGATTAG
- a CDS encoding Tfp pilus assembly protein FimT/FimU — MNNILRSQLLKHVAANSKSKASGFTMIEILVVVIIIGVLAAIAGPNWLAFNNRQKLNSATNKVFTALKSAQSQAKKENRPKTVTIDVANGTITSPNAQESLDSTVKITSITRDNPTVSIISSNQATILFDEKGTPYKLDTTFTPNTRSKDNLIPIQIKLKHNLIGQEQCVTIRTLLGSVDTNCSL, encoded by the coding sequence ATGAATAATATATTGCGATCGCAACTTCTAAAGCACGTAGCTGCTAATAGTAAATCTAAAGCATCTGGTTTTACCATGATAGAGATACTAGTTGTGGTAATTATTATTGGTGTGTTGGCAGCGATCGCTGGCCCTAACTGGTTAGCATTTAACAACAGACAAAAACTCAACTCCGCCACTAATAAGGTATTTACTGCTCTGAAAAGTGCACAAAGTCAGGCTAAGAAGGAAAATCGTCCTAAAACAGTTACGATCGATGTAGCCAATGGTACGATTACATCTCCCAATGCCCAGGAATCGCTTGATAGTACAGTTAAGATAACTAGCATAACGAGAGATAATCCAACCGTTTCGATTATCTCTAGTAACCAAGCAACAATTCTATTCGATGAAAAAGGCACTCCATATAAATTGGATACTACATTTACTCCCAATACGCGTTCCAAAGACAACCTGATACCTATTCAAATCAAGCTAAAGCACAATTTGATCGGACAAGAGCAATGCGTAACTATTCGGACATTACTTGGCTCAGTTGATACAAATTGCTCTCTATAG
- a CDS encoding Rpn family recombination-promoting nuclease/putative transposase: protein MRTDTLFYQLLKTFQSLLFELTEQPIPSVDDYEFVSVEVKEKAFRFDGVFLPKTGDKPIVFTEVQSQRKNNFYSAFMAEICMYLSQYEPEQNWQAVAIFARRSYDPGEAEHFRELFASNRIRRVYLDDWQERETDSWAIKIVQLIVTPSATTPEFVENLKAEVEQRCLPELKATVVEFMETVLVYKFPQLSREEIQAMFTLDDLRQTRVYQDAKQEGMQQGMQQGMQQGMQQGMQQGRQNEARSLLLRQLSKKLGMLSDRHQTQINNLTLAQMESLSEALLDFNDITDLDRWLNES from the coding sequence GTGAGAACTGACACCCTGTTCTATCAGTTGCTGAAAACCTTTCAATCGCTCCTGTTTGAGCTAACCGAGCAGCCAATTCCCAGTGTAGACGATTATGAGTTTGTTTCTGTCGAAGTAAAAGAAAAAGCGTTTCGATTTGATGGCGTTTTCTTACCCAAAACTGGCGATAAACCGATCGTCTTTACCGAGGTGCAGTCCCAGCGCAAAAACAATTTCTACAGCGCGTTCATGGCGGAGATTTGCATGTACCTCAGCCAGTACGAGCCAGAACAAAATTGGCAAGCGGTGGCCATCTTTGCCCGTCGCAGCTACGACCCTGGTGAAGCCGAGCATTTTCGCGAACTATTTGCCAGTAATCGGATTCGGCGGGTTTACCTGGATGATTGGCAGGAGCGCGAAACTGATTCCTGGGCAATTAAGATCGTGCAGTTAATCGTGACACCATCGGCGACAACTCCTGAATTTGTCGAGAACCTCAAGGCAGAGGTGGAGCAGAGATGTTTGCCAGAGCTAAAGGCGACTGTAGTAGAATTTATGGAGACTGTCCTAGTATATAAGTTCCCTCAGTTAAGCCGGGAGGAGATTCAAGCGATGTTTACATTAGACGACCTGCGGCAGACTCGGGTCTATCAGGATGCCAAGCAAGAGGGTATGCAGCAAGGTATGCAGCAAGGCATGCAGCAAGGCATGCAGCAAGGTATGCAGCAAGGCAGACAAAATGAGGCGCGATCGCTTTTATTACGCCAACTATCAAAAAAGCTTGGCATGCTAAGCGATCGCCACCAAACCCAAATTAATAATCTTACTCTCGCACAAATGGAATCTCTCAGTGAAGCGTTGTTAGATTTCAATGATATTACCGACCTCGATCGCTGGTTGAATGAGAGCTAG
- a CDS encoding Uma2 family endonuclease, whose product MNIDWEIFYGDVGIRTKLTYARIPDIAIVEGAVWRSLGNRSSAVLETPMILVIEVVSPGEESRERDYLKKKIEYQDMQIPEYWIIDPQLAQISILTLISNVDTQDGDRYDEKVYRGEDLILSRTFPQLKLSVAQILGCDRNFVYRASETA is encoded by the coding sequence CTGAATATAGATTGGGAGATTTTTTACGGTGATGTGGGGATTCGCACCAAACTGACTTATGCCCGAATTCCCGATATCGCCATTGTCGAAGGTGCAGTATGGAGATCGCTCGGCAATCGATCGTCTGCTGTACTGGAAACCCCGATGATATTAGTAATTGAGGTGGTTAGTCCTGGTGAAGAAAGTCGAGAGCGCGACTATCTCAAGAAAAAAATAGAATATCAGGACATGCAAATTCCTGAATATTGGATTATCGATCCACAACTAGCTCAGATTTCCATCTTGACGTTGATTAGTAATGTCGATACTCAAGATGGCGATCGCTATGACGAGAAAGTTTACAGAGGTGAAGATCTCATTCTGTCCCGCACCTTCCCCCAGTTAAAACTTTCTGTCGCCCAGATTTTAGGGTGCGATCGGAATTTTGTGTATCGAGCCTCTGAAACAGCGTAA